In Brienomyrus brachyistius isolate T26 chromosome 19, BBRACH_0.4, whole genome shotgun sequence, one DNA window encodes the following:
- the bmp2b gene encoding bone morphogenetic protein 2b, producing the protein MWEFTGQQSDSDGRTHCFLVLLGGSAGLIPEVGRRKFSESSRQSPQQSESILNDFELRLLNMFGLKRRPTPSKLAVVPQYMVDLYHLYSGNREQNLSRPRSALGKHLERSASNANTIRSFHHEESLELLSSLSGKTTQQFFFNITSIPDSELVTSAELRIFRDQVMESINNGSSGYHRINIYEVLKPALSSEEPIIRLLDTRLVQHSLSKWESFDVSLAVTRWTMEGHSNLGFVVEVVHLDSQSQEAKRHVRVSRSLHADEDSWPQMRPLLVTFSHDGNGNVLHTREKRQAKGKQRKKHKTSCRRYSLYVDFSDVGWNDWIVAPPGYHAFYCHGECPFPLADHLNSTNHAIVQTLVNSVNTNIPRACCVPTELSPISLLYLDEYEKIILKNYQDMVVEGCGCR; encoded by the exons ATGTGGGAATTTACTGGACAACAAAGCGACAGCGACGGCCGGACGCACTGCTTCCTC GTGCTGCTCGGAGGTTCGGCCGGACTGATCCCGGAGGTTGGCCGTAGGAAATTCAGCGAGTCCAGCAGGCAAAGCCCGCAGCAATCAGAAAGTATCCTCAACGATTTCGAGCTTCGTCTCCTCAACATGTTTGGACTAAAGCGGAGACCAACACCAAGCAAGCTGGCCGTAGTGCCCCAATACATGGTGGACCTCTACCACCTGTATTCCGGGAATCGGGAACAGAACCTCAGCCGGCCGAGGAGTGCTTTGGGGAAGCATTTAGAGAGGTCCGCCAGCAATGCAAATACTATTAGAAGTTTTCACCATGAAG AATCCTTGGAGTTGCTCTCCAGCCTCAGCGGAAAGACCACACAGCAGTTCTTCTTCAATATCACCTCCATTCCTGACTCTGAGCTCGTCACGTCAGCGGAGCTGAGGATTTTCCGGGACCAGGTGATGGAGTCCATCAACAATGGGAGCAGTGGTTACCACCGCATCAACATATATGAAGTCCTGAAGCCTGCACTTTCTTCCGAAGAACCAATCATAAGACTTCTGGATACCAGGCTGGTGCAGCACAGCCTGAGCAAATGGGAGAGCTTCGACGTGAGCCTCGCTGTCACACGGTGGACCATGGAGGGCCACTCCAACCTGGGATTTGTGGTGGAGGTGGTCCACCTAGACAGCCAGAGCCAGGAGGCGAAGAGGCATGTCAGGGTGAGCAGGTCTCTGCACGCCGACGAGGACTCCTGGCCTCAGATGAGGCCACTCTTGGTGACGTTCAGCCATGACGGGAATGGCAACGTCCTTCACACGCGAGAGAAGCGGCAGGCCAAGGGCAAACAGAGGAAGAAGCACAAAACCAGCTGCAGGAGGTATTCTCTATACGTGGACTTCAGCGACGTGGGCTGGAATGACTGGATAGTGGCTCCGCCGGGCTACCACGCCTTTTACTGTCACGGAGAGTGCCCGTTCCCATTGGCCGATCACCTGAACTCCACCAATCACGCCATAGTTCAGACTTTGGTTAACTCGGTGAATACGAACATTCCCCGGGCCTGCTGTGTCCCCACAGAGCTGAGCCCCATCTCCCTGCTCTACCTAGATGAATATGAAAAAATTATCTTGAAAAACTACCAGGATATGGTCGTTGAAGGCTGCGGTTGCCGGTGA